In Candidatus Nanopelagicales bacterium, the following are encoded in one genomic region:
- a CDS encoding molybdopterin molybdotransferase MoeA: protein MPRLTTVADHTAAVLGLVPGALPGQRVPLPSALGTVLAEPLVSTADLPGFDNSAMDGYAVKAVDLSDTPITLPVSADIPAAPQTGEQRPLVPGTAARIMTGAPIPPGADAVIKVEWTDGGTDAVTMYQPVEAGVNVRHRGEDVRAGVELLSAGTVMGPAQLSAAAAFGHGELLVHRRPRVCVISTGSELVEPGQPTSLPLGAIFDSNSFALQALASRADADAIRVVAVGDDDPAHARRVLDRAAETSDLIVTTGGVSAGAYEVMKDVLASEPTVQFLPVAMQPGRPQGLGTYAGVPILTFPGNPVSAFVSFKLFAEPLIRKLAGWTRPTPLWKRATLAERVMPRESLHTFPRAHLNAATNRVSLIGGPGSHLMAALARANCLISVPPGEELLHAEAEVQILTYG, encoded by the coding sequence ATGCCTCGCCTGACGACAGTTGCCGACCACACAGCAGCGGTACTCGGCCTGGTTCCTGGCGCACTGCCAGGCCAGCGGGTCCCGCTTCCCTCCGCGCTCGGGACTGTCCTGGCCGAGCCGCTGGTTTCCACCGCTGACCTCCCCGGATTCGACAACTCGGCGATGGACGGCTACGCAGTTAAGGCCGTTGACCTGTCCGATACCCCCATTACTCTGCCCGTATCGGCTGATATCCCGGCTGCCCCGCAGACTGGGGAGCAGCGCCCCTTGGTTCCTGGCACCGCAGCTCGGATCATGACCGGTGCCCCCATTCCCCCGGGCGCTGACGCTGTGATCAAGGTCGAATGGACAGATGGCGGCACTGACGCGGTAACGATGTACCAGCCGGTGGAGGCGGGCGTCAACGTTCGCCATCGCGGGGAGGATGTGCGAGCTGGGGTGGAGCTCCTGTCGGCCGGGACGGTGATGGGGCCAGCACAATTGAGCGCTGCGGCAGCGTTCGGGCACGGTGAATTGCTCGTCCACCGCCGACCGCGGGTCTGCGTCATCTCAACCGGATCAGAGTTGGTTGAACCGGGGCAGCCAACCTCGTTGCCGCTCGGCGCCATCTTCGACTCGAACTCCTTTGCCCTGCAGGCTCTCGCTTCCCGCGCTGATGCTGATGCGATCAGAGTCGTCGCTGTCGGCGATGACGACCCGGCACACGCTCGGCGCGTGCTCGACCGGGCGGCCGAGACCAGCGACCTGATCGTGACGACCGGTGGAGTCAGCGCCGGAGCGTATGAGGTGATGAAGGATGTCCTGGCCAGCGAGCCAACGGTTCAGTTCCTGCCGGTAGCCATGCAGCCAGGCCGTCCGCAGGGACTCGGAACGTATGCCGGTGTGCCCATCCTGACCTTTCCCGGAAATCCCGTCAGCGCCTTTGTCTCCTTCAAACTCTTCGCGGAACCTCTGATTCGCAAGCTCGCAGGTTGGACTCGGCCGACACCCTTGTGGAAACGGGCGACGCTGGCCGAGCGGGTCATGCCTCGGGAGTCACTGCACACATTTCCGCGGGCTCATCTCAATGCCGCGACCAACCGGGTGAGCCTCATCGGCGGACCCGGCTCGCACCTGATGGCCGCACTGGCACGCGCGAACTGCTTGATTTCAGTTCCCCCAGGCGAGGAACTCTTGCATGCGGAGGCGGAGGTTCAGATCCTCACCTACGGATAG
- a CDS encoding ABC transporter ATP-binding protein has translation MLDADIRLHKGTWRLSASLGARSGQTVAVVGPNGSGKTSLLHALAGITPLADGFVTYADDSWDDPSRRLLVRPDLRDAAICFQDARLFPHLSVLDNVAFAGRCSGLSKSESRSQAIEWIDRFGLAGLADRKPGQLSGGQARRASLARTLATHASLLLLDEPTASLDGPSVVEIRELLRSVLADRQGVAVVVSHDPRDVLGLADRIVVLEDGNVINAGTATQIASQPGSAYVADLVGANLISGSASEGLFITATGATFAAPSQLNGSVLAAIPTRSVRVSIADPVSSAQTPGVMRWVATVAAVEHQWADVRIRLRGQIELLADIPLASFGSRSFVPGDRVSVEVSAADVSVYPAPDRGSRPIRR, from the coding sequence ATGCTTGACGCGGACATCCGGTTACACAAAGGGACCTGGCGCCTATCTGCTTCGCTGGGCGCCCGGTCAGGTCAGACCGTCGCGGTCGTCGGGCCAAACGGTTCCGGTAAGACCAGTTTGTTGCATGCCCTCGCTGGGATAACACCGCTAGCTGACGGATTTGTCACTTACGCGGACGACAGCTGGGACGATCCGTCGCGCAGACTGCTGGTTCGCCCGGACCTGCGCGACGCAGCAATCTGCTTTCAAGACGCACGACTTTTCCCACACCTGTCGGTCCTGGACAATGTTGCATTCGCGGGCAGGTGCTCGGGCCTCTCCAAGAGTGAGTCCCGCAGCCAGGCGATCGAGTGGATTGACCGATTTGGTCTGGCCGGGCTTGCCGACCGCAAACCCGGTCAGCTGTCGGGCGGTCAGGCACGTCGGGCCTCGCTCGCCCGGACTCTGGCGACCCACGCCTCGTTGCTATTGCTCGATGAGCCGACCGCGTCTCTGGACGGACCGTCTGTAGTAGAAATCCGCGAATTGCTTCGTTCCGTTCTGGCCGATCGTCAGGGCGTCGCTGTGGTTGTCAGCCACGATCCTCGGGACGTCCTGGGTTTGGCTGATCGCATCGTCGTACTTGAAGACGGAAACGTCATCAATGCCGGTACGGCGACCCAAATCGCCTCCCAGCCAGGTTCTGCCTACGTCGCGGACCTCGTCGGAGCCAATCTGATTTCCGGCAGTGCGTCCGAAGGTCTGTTCATCACCGCAACCGGCGCAACGTTCGCCGCACCGTCGCAACTCAACGGTTCCGTTCTTGCCGCGATCCCGACGCGGTCCGTTCGGGTGTCGATCGCCGATCCAGTCAGTTCGGCACAGACCCCGGGCGTCATGCGGTGGGTGGCAACGGTGGCGGCCGTCGAGCATCAGTGGGCCGATGTCCGCATCCGTCTGCGCGGGCAGATTGAACTCCTTGCTGACATTCCCCTTGCATCGTTCGGTTCACGCAGCTTCGTTCCCGGTGACCGGGTCAGCGTGGAAGTCAGCGCAGCTGACGTCAGCGTCTATCCCGCACCAGATCGGGGATCGCGACCTATCCGTAGGTGA
- the modB gene encoding molybdate ABC transporter permease subunit — protein MTTTTAPRPNPGHRRARPRIGPSGAVSTWLKVIASLGAAFLTLPLLMLLLRAPWGSMGQALSSTTAKQALALSAFSATAATICALFLGLPLAFVLAKSHSRKSWLLRAIVLVPLVLPPVVGGTALLLAFGRTSILGGLAYRAFGVQLPFTTAGVVVAETFVALPFIVLTLEAAIRSHGDRLDQAAATLGASRWQTIRFVTVPILGPAIVAGAMLGFARALGEFGATITFAGSFPGTTQTLPLAIYQALETQPDTAAALSVVLLGFTALALVLLRGRLSGWGRGADA, from the coding sequence GTGACGACCACTACCGCACCACGGCCGAATCCCGGGCACAGGCGGGCCCGACCCCGAATCGGACCCAGTGGCGCCGTCAGCACCTGGTTGAAAGTCATCGCGAGTTTGGGTGCAGCCTTCCTCACGTTGCCCCTCCTCATGCTGCTCCTGCGCGCCCCGTGGGGATCGATGGGCCAAGCGCTTTCTTCCACCACAGCCAAACAGGCGCTGGCGTTGTCTGCGTTCTCCGCAACCGCTGCCACCATCTGTGCGCTGTTCTTGGGGCTGCCCCTCGCATTTGTCTTAGCGAAGTCGCATTCGCGCAAAAGTTGGCTGCTCAGGGCAATTGTGCTGGTGCCGCTGGTGCTGCCGCCTGTCGTCGGCGGGACCGCTCTCCTGCTGGCGTTCGGGCGCACGAGCATCCTAGGCGGTTTGGCCTACCGCGCGTTCGGGGTGCAGTTGCCCTTCACAACTGCCGGGGTCGTCGTCGCTGAGACATTCGTGGCTTTGCCATTCATCGTGTTGACGTTGGAGGCAGCGATTCGCAGCCACGGTGATCGCCTCGATCAGGCCGCCGCCACGTTGGGTGCGAGCCGCTGGCAGACCATCAGGTTCGTCACCGTTCCCATTCTGGGACCCGCCATTGTCGCGGGCGCCATGCTCGGATTCGCGAGGGCACTGGGGGAGTTCGGCGCGACGATCACCTTCGCTGGCAGTTTTCCAGGCACTACCCAGACCCTGCCGTTGGCGATCTATCAGGCGCTAGAGACACAACCTGATACGGCTGCGGCATTGAGTGTGGTCCTCCTCGGATTCACCGCGTTGGCACTCGTGCTATTGCGAGGCCGGTTGTCTGGCTGGGGTCGTGGCGCCGATGCTTGA
- the modA gene encoding molybdate ABC transporter substrate-binding protein codes for MRSVKAGAVVAIAVVAGTALTGCSSQRTDATDPGATTTITVAAAASLADAMDQLVASYSAAHPGTKVKVTTGSSATLAAQLAAGAPIDVLASAGVEVMNRSISDGTVRAPLDFATNSLEVATPVKNPAALRTWTDIARPTVAAARCAVPAPCGTATDQLLERSRLTPNFVSEDPDVRAVLTRVRLSQVDAGLVYRTDVQSAGKSVKGLAIPADVNVSTRYQAAVAVNAGSAPAATSFVNYLQSPPAQKILGQLGFGSP; via the coding sequence GTGAGGAGTGTGAAAGCAGGCGCGGTCGTCGCGATTGCGGTAGTCGCTGGAACCGCGTTGACAGGTTGCTCAAGCCAGCGCACGGACGCGACCGATCCGGGAGCGACCACAACGATCACGGTTGCGGCCGCGGCGTCGCTAGCCGACGCAATGGATCAGTTGGTTGCGAGTTACTCCGCGGCTCACCCCGGAACCAAGGTGAAGGTGACGACTGGCAGCAGCGCAACTTTGGCTGCGCAACTGGCGGCTGGCGCACCGATCGACGTTCTCGCTTCCGCTGGTGTTGAGGTCATGAATCGATCCATCTCCGACGGCACCGTCAGGGCGCCTCTCGATTTCGCGACGAACAGCCTGGAAGTTGCGACGCCGGTGAAGAATCCCGCCGCACTACGCACGTGGACGGACATCGCGCGCCCGACGGTTGCGGCGGCTCGATGTGCCGTGCCGGCTCCGTGCGGAACCGCGACCGATCAGCTGCTTGAGCGATCCAGGCTGACTCCAAACTTCGTCTCGGAAGACCCGGATGTTCGTGCCGTCCTGACCCGTGTCCGACTGTCACAGGTAGATGCTGGTCTGGTCTACCGAACGGATGTCCAGTCTGCGGGCAAGTCGGTGAAGGGTCTTGCAATCCCAGCCGACGTCAACGTTTCGACGCGCTACCAAGCGGCGGTGGCAGTCAACGCTGGCAGTGCGCCGGCAGCCACCTCGTTCGTGAACTATCTGCAAAGCCCACCAGCCCAGAAGATCTTGGGGCAGTTGGGCTTTGGCTCCCCGTGA
- a CDS encoding helix-turn-helix transcriptional regulator: MTQLRIGEVASLLGISDDTVRRWCDSGRLVASQDPSGRVVVNGEDLAAFMVTERSTQAASETLVRNAEHLGTSARNRFVGIVTGVSRDGIMAQVEIQSGPHRVVSLMSREAADDLGLEPGVLAVASVKATNVAIDAARVRGVT; the protein is encoded by the coding sequence ATGACGCAGTTGCGGATTGGCGAGGTCGCGAGCCTCTTGGGTATCAGTGATGACACGGTACGGCGCTGGTGCGACTCAGGACGGCTGGTCGCCAGCCAGGACCCATCCGGTCGGGTGGTCGTCAACGGCGAAGATCTGGCGGCCTTCATGGTGACGGAACGCTCAACCCAGGCAGCCAGCGAGACCCTTGTGCGCAACGCCGAGCATCTGGGTACTTCCGCGCGCAATCGCTTCGTCGGGATCGTGACCGGGGTATCGCGCGACGGGATCATGGCCCAAGTTGAGATTCAGTCTGGGCCACATCGGGTGGTTTCGCTGATGAGCCGCGAGGCCGCCGATGATCTGGGCCTTGAACCGGGTGTCCTTGCCGTCGCATCGGTCAAAGCGACGAACGTGGCAATCGATGCCGCAAGAGTCCGGGGAGTCACGTGA
- a CDS encoding NarK/NasA family nitrate transporter — protein sequence MGEGAASLTRSTGDEVVSGPASSGSIVEPISNPTREDLSGRRRVLTMSTIAFTLMFAVWLMFGVLGIPIRTEFGLTDVQLSWLIAVAILNGSIWRLLTGIAADRFGGRRVFLAMLVFTAIPTYLVSQATGFTQLLIFAFLAGFAGNSFSAGIAWVSAWYPQNHQGFALGVFGAGNVGASVTKLIGPALIALVPVAGYFGGFVPGGWRFVPFLYAVLLLIMAGFLGAIVPRVDRKPGRGRSMREMVRPLKQMRVWRFSLYYVVVFGAYVALSAWLPKYYVDVYGLPLSSAALLTALFIFPASLLRPVGGSLSDHLGARRVLYWSFGTMLV from the coding sequence ATGGGTGAGGGTGCTGCGTCGCTGACACGGTCGACGGGCGACGAGGTTGTCAGCGGCCCGGCATCCTCCGGTTCGATCGTGGAACCCATCAGCAACCCCACGCGAGAAGACCTCAGCGGTCGACGTCGCGTTCTGACGATGAGCACCATCGCCTTCACCCTGATGTTCGCGGTGTGGCTGATGTTCGGAGTCTTGGGCATCCCGATTCGCACCGAGTTCGGTTTGACCGACGTCCAACTGTCCTGGCTAATCGCGGTGGCCATTCTCAACGGCTCGATCTGGCGGCTGCTCACCGGAATCGCTGCTGATCGATTCGGCGGCCGAAGAGTTTTCCTGGCCATGCTGGTCTTCACGGCGATTCCCACCTACCTGGTCTCCCAAGCGACTGGCTTCACGCAGCTGCTGATCTTTGCTTTCCTCGCCGGCTTCGCTGGCAACTCGTTCAGCGCGGGAATCGCCTGGGTGTCCGCCTGGTATCCGCAGAATCACCAAGGCTTTGCCCTCGGCGTCTTCGGCGCGGGCAATGTGGGCGCGAGCGTGACCAAGCTCATTGGCCCAGCGCTCATCGCATTGGTGCCAGTCGCCGGGTACTTCGGCGGCTTCGTGCCAGGCGGCTGGCGGTTCGTGCCATTCCTCTACGCGGTGCTGCTGCTGATCATGGCTGGATTCCTCGGCGCGATTGTCCCGCGCGTGGACCGCAAGCCGGGCCGTGGCCGATCAATGAGAGAAATGGTTCGACCGCTGAAGCAGATGCGGGTATGGCGATTCTCGCTCTACTACGTCGTGGTCTTTGGCGCCTATGTCGCGCTGTCGGCCTGGCTGCCCAAGTACTACGTGGACGTCTACGGCCTGCCGCTGTCCTCGGCCGCGCTACTGACTGCGCTGTTCATCTTTCCGGCCTCCCTGCTGCGACCAGTCGGCGGATCACTGTCCGATCACCTGGGCGCGCGGCGCGTTCTGTACTGGTCGTTCGGAACGATGCTCGT